A part of Odontesthes bonariensis isolate fOdoBon6 chromosome 23, fOdoBon6.hap1, whole genome shotgun sequence genomic DNA contains:
- the pnmt gene encoding phenylethanolamine N-methyltransferase, producing the protein MMEEKGKEIGVAAMAACYQKFDPAAYLQYNYTPPRADFTRKDSIVPWKLACLHRAFTEGDVGGELLVDIGSGPTLYQVLSGCEVFNKVFLTDFLEVNRQELRRWLQGEGGCSLDWTPYLEHVCKLEGRRPSAWTEKAAKLRHVIADILPIDVHSSQPLSSDALPPAGADCLVSCFCLESVSPDLSAFTRALGHIRKLLRPGGHLLLIGALGESYYLGGPGVRIPVVSLNEAQVCDSLKECGYTLIRLEVYTLSQDMRVGVDDVTGVFFVKARKK; encoded by the exons atgatggaagaaaaaggaaaagagattGGAGTGGCAGCTATGGCAGCCTGCTACCAGAAATTTGATCCTGCAGCATATCTACAGTACAACTACACTCCACCACGGGCTGATTTCACAAGAAAAGACAGCATTGTGCCTTGGAAACTGGCATGTCTGCATAGAGCTTTCACTGAAG GTGATGTGGGCGGGGAGCTCCTGGTAGACATAGGCTCAGGCCCCACTCTGTACCAGGTGCTGAGTGGCTGTGAGGTTTTCAACAAAGTGTTCCTCACAGACTTTCTGGAGGTCAACCGGCAGGAGCTGAGGCGCTGGCTGCAGGGCGAAGGGGGATGCAGTCTGGATTGGACACCGTACTTAGAACACGTCTGCAAGCTGGAGGGACGACG GCCCTCCGCATGGACAGAGAAAGCCGCCAAGCTGCGTCACGTCATTGCAGACATCCTGCCCATTGATGTGCACAGCTCCCAGCCTCTGTCCTCTGACGCCCTTCCTCCAGCAGGAGCTGACTGTCTGGTGTCCTGCTTTTGCCTGGAAAGCGTCAGCCCTGACCTATCAGCCTTCACTCGAGCCCTGGGCCATATTCGGAAGCTCCTTCGTCCTGGTGGCCACCTCCTGCTCATTGGAGCCCTGGGAGAGAGCTATTATTTAGGGGGTCCTGGGGTAAGAATCCCTGTGGTCTCACTGAACGAAGCCCAGGTTTGTGATAGTTTGAAGGAGTGTGGCTACACTCTGATCCGGCTGGAAGTTTACACTCTATCTCAGGATATGAGGGTGGGGGTTGATGATGTGACTGGAGTGTTTTTTGTAAAGGCAAGAAAGAAATAA
- the LOC142373788 gene encoding protein phosphatase 1 regulatory subunit 1B-like: MDPEMMEREADKDAKRKIQFSVPSSVPLQLDPLQVEMIRRRRPTPATLFRLTDPPSPEEESGPHQWVLGENGALKAKLVHMSAYQPPSLKAVQRMAQAHLSSLEMKSVDREESSSGEEEEQHDEQRQQAALATNPRDECRSPRDPCGLLNSSTERAEPNYHHDDKEKATESEEGRGE; this comes from the exons ATGGACCCGGAGATGATGGAGCGGGAGGCGGACAAGGATGCCAAGAGGAAGATCCAGTTTTCCGTGCCTTCCTCTGTTCCCCTCCAGCTGGACCCACTACAGGTGGAGATG ATTCGACGTCGGAGGCCGACACCAGCAACACTGTTCAGGCTGACAGACCCACCATCACCAGAGGAAGAGAGCGGCCCACATCAG TGGGTTCTGGGGGAAAACGGAGCCTTGAAAGCCAAACTGGTTCACATGTCAGCTTACCAGCCGCCCTCACTTAAAG CTGTCCAGAGGATGGCCCAAGCCCACTTGTCCTCCCTAGAGATGAAGTCTGTGGACAGAGAGGAGTCCTCTTctggggaggaagaggagcaacATGACGAGCAGAGGCAGCAGGCAGCCTTGGCTACAA ATCCAAGAGACGAATGCAGATCACCAAGAGATCCATGTGGTCTACTGAACAGTTCAACTGAAAGGGCGGAGCCCAATTATCACCATGACGACAAGGAGAAGGCCACAGAAAGCGAGGAAGGAAGGGGAGAATGA